A stretch of the Nothobranchius furzeri strain GRZ-AD chromosome 5, NfurGRZ-RIMD1, whole genome shotgun sequence genome encodes the following:
- the si:dkey-260g12.1 gene encoding tumor necrosis factor receptor superfamily member 5 produces the protein MGLVQYFWVVISALLTLTSPMPPRSFMDGDRMCTECPAGEYFRSCNACTPCSDGSYTTDWNREEHCHTCFRDCSPENHLRVVQNCTSKTPLLCECESGFRCTDTVPLSSNCRQCEQEQHPNATASSGNDKPIPPPGQTEPCRYPRCGRQPESTKSSSNPKGALLAAILIPVVLIGCVALAILFCIHRPRDETCFRQTIAKLCNEEGQDASHRSNESTHPFPGDSFSAKQQPSPLSASSLGPVHVHNPGTVIFSLLSQFTGQVGPTMLGGKRAERASNKEEDDKDRPVFHPTSSPSIHLSEEERSGEIDNIFFPSQEQGKDCHVSKEEGCDDL, from the exons ATGGGATTAGTGCAATACTTCTGGGTGGTGATATCTGCTCTGCTGACTCTCACCTCTCCCATG CCACCAAGGAGCTTCATGGATGGAGACAGAATGTGTACGGAATGTCCtgcag GTGAGTACTTCAGGTCTTGCAACGCTTGCACACCCTGTTCTGATGGATCCTACACGACTGATTGGAACCGAGAGGAGCACTGTCACACCTGCTTCAGAGATTGCTCACCAG AAAATCATCTGAGAGTGGTTCAGAACTGCACCAGTAAAACCCCTCTGCTGTGTGAGTGTGAGTCTGGTTTCAGATGCACAGACACGGTCCCCTTGTCGAGCAACTGCAGGCAGTGTGAACAAGAACAACATCCAAATG CAACAGCAAGCTCAGGCAATGATAAACCGATCCCTCCCCCGGGTCAAACAGAACCCTGCAGGTACCCCAG GTGTGGCCGTCAGCCTGAATCAACGAAGTCCAGCTCAAATCCCAAAGGAG CTCTACTAGCAGCCATTTTGATTCCGGTGGTTTTGATCGGATGTGTGGCCCTGGCCATCCTGTTCTGCATCCATCGTCCACGAGACGAGACCTGCTTCAGGCAAA CTATCGCCAAGCTGTGTAATGAG GAAGGGCAAGATGCGTCTCACAGGTCGAACGAGTCGACTCATCCGTTCCCCGGAGACTCATTCAGTGCAAAGCAGCAGCCGTCGCCCCTTTCAGCTTCAAGTTTAG GACCGGTTCACGTCCACAATCCGGGCACCGTCATATTCAGCCTGCTCAGTCAATTCACAGGCCAGGTCGGGCCAACTATGCTGGGCGGGAAACGAGCCGAAAGAGCGAGCAACAAGGAGGAGGACGATAAAGATCGTCCCGTGTTTCATCCCACGTCCTCTCCCAGCATTCATCTCTCTGAGGAGGAGAGGAGCGGAGAGATCGACAACATCTTCTTCCCCTCCCAGGAGCAGGGAAAGGACTGCCACGTGTCGAAGGAGGAGGGGTGTGATGATCTCTAA